One genomic window of Actinoplanes lobatus includes the following:
- the tpiA gene encoding triose-phosphate isomerase, with protein sequence MTTRKPIIAGNWKMNLNHFEANLLVQKLAASLTAEQLEAVETVVLPPFTDLRTVESVIADGKLKIKYGAQDVSPHAGGAYTGEIAGAFLAKLGCSYAVIGHSERREYHNESDELINAKNKAAFAAGLVPIFCVGEGLDIREAGNQVEHVLAQVDAGLEGLKTEQLQQIVIAYEPVWAIGTGKTATPDDAQEVCGAIRARLVEKFGAEVADVVRIQYGGSVKAANIAQIMAQPDVDGALVGGASLDAEEFVSIVRFPEHVAR encoded by the coding sequence ATGACGACCCGTAAGCCGATCATCGCCGGCAACTGGAAGATGAACCTCAACCACTTCGAGGCGAATCTCCTGGTGCAGAAGCTGGCCGCGAGCCTGACCGCCGAGCAGCTGGAGGCCGTCGAGACGGTCGTCCTGCCGCCGTTCACCGACCTGCGCACCGTCGAGTCGGTGATCGCGGACGGCAAGCTGAAGATCAAGTACGGCGCGCAGGACGTGTCGCCGCACGCCGGCGGTGCGTACACCGGTGAGATCGCCGGCGCCTTCCTCGCGAAGCTGGGCTGCTCGTACGCGGTGATCGGGCACTCCGAGCGCCGCGAGTACCACAACGAGAGCGACGAGCTGATCAACGCGAAGAACAAGGCGGCCTTCGCGGCCGGCCTCGTTCCGATCTTCTGCGTCGGCGAGGGACTCGACATCCGCGAGGCCGGCAACCAGGTCGAGCACGTGCTCGCCCAGGTCGACGCCGGGCTGGAGGGGCTCAAGACCGAGCAGCTCCAGCAGATCGTGATCGCGTACGAGCCGGTGTGGGCGATCGGCACCGGCAAGACCGCGACCCCGGACGACGCGCAGGAGGTCTGTGGCGCGATCCGGGCGCGGCTGGTGGAGAAGTTCGGCGCCGAGGTGGCCGATGTCGTCCGTATCCAGTACGGCGGCTCGGTCAAGGCGGCGAACATCGCCCAGATCATGGCGCAGCCGGATGTGGACGGCGCGCTGGTCGGCGGCGCGAGCCTGGACGCCGAGGAGTTCGTCTCCATCGTGCGTTTCCCGGAGCACGTCGCACGCTAA
- the secG gene encoding preprotein translocase subunit SecG — MPIAFAYTLIVLLIITSVLLTLLILLHRGKGGGMSSMFGGGVSSSLAGSSVAEKNLDRYTVLVGIIWFACIVGLGFWLKLELAA; from the coding sequence ATGCCGATCGCGTTCGCTTACACGTTGATCGTGTTGCTGATCATCACCAGCGTTTTGCTGACACTGCTGATCCTTCTCCACCGGGGCAAGGGCGGCGGCATGTCCAGCATGTTCGGTGGTGGCGTCAGCTCCAGTCTGGCGGGCTCCTCGGTCGCCGAGAAGAACCTGGACCGGTACACCGTTCTGGTGGGAATCATCTGGTTCGCCTGCATCGTCGGGCTGGGCTTCTGGCTCAAATTGGAGCTGGCTGCCTGA
- a CDS encoding RNA polymerase-binding protein RbpA: MSSGSAIRGSRVGSSPMRPDERTEPAPRRQVTYFCSAGHDSIIWFAAEAAIPETWDCPRCGQPAGLDSSNPPGRARTEPYKSHLAYVKERRSEEDAAAILAEALAKVRQRRGE; encoded by the coding sequence GTGTCCAGTGGCAGCGCTATCCGTGGCAGCCGTGTCGGGTCCAGCCCGATGCGACCCGACGAGCGCACCGAACCCGCTCCGCGCCGGCAGGTGACCTATTTCTGCTCGGCCGGACACGACAGCATCATCTGGTTCGCGGCCGAGGCCGCGATCCCCGAGACCTGGGACTGCCCACGCTGCGGTCAGCCCGCCGGGCTCGACAGTTCCAACCCGCCGGGGCGGGCGCGCACCGAGCCGTACAAATCGCATCTGGCATATGTGAAGGAACGGCGCTCCGAGGAGGACGCGGCGGCGATTCTCGCCGAGGCGCTCGCCAAGGTCCGCCAGCGGCGCGGCGAATGA
- a CDS encoding GNAT family N-acetyltransferase — MIRAYRPSDLDAIYDICVRTAASGGDARGRHSSDRLLGDVWAVPYVIREPEHAHVLDDGTGAAVGYILGTADTPAFVEWYRSEWLPATVDRFAADDPRDTGLLAVHRDPDRMLRPEFAPYPAHLHIDLLPEWQGRGMGRGLMAAFLDGLRAAGVTGVHLGMAAENHGAYAFYRRLGFEDLEISDPGARFVARDTSPLA; from the coding sequence ATGATCCGCGCCTACCGGCCCAGCGACCTCGACGCGATCTACGACATCTGTGTGCGCACCGCCGCGTCCGGTGGCGACGCGCGCGGCAGGCACAGCTCCGACCGGCTGCTCGGTGACGTCTGGGCCGTCCCCTACGTGATCCGGGAGCCGGAGCACGCGCATGTGCTCGACGACGGGACCGGCGCGGCGGTCGGCTACATCCTGGGTACGGCGGACACCCCGGCGTTCGTCGAGTGGTACCGCTCGGAGTGGCTGCCCGCCACCGTCGACCGGTTCGCGGCGGACGATCCGCGCGACACCGGCCTTCTCGCGGTGCACCGCGACCCGGACCGGATGCTACGGCCGGAATTCGCGCCCTATCCGGCGCATCTGCACATCGACCTGCTGCCGGAGTGGCAGGGCCGCGGCATGGGCCGCGGGCTGATGGCGGCCTTCCTGGACGGCCTGCGCGCGGCCGGGGTCACGGGTGTGCATCTCGGCATGGCCGCAGAGAACCACGGCGCCTACGCCTTCTACCGCCGGCTGGGCTTCGAGGATCTGGAGATCTCCGACCCGGGCGCCCGTTTCGTGGCCCGAGACACCAGCCCGCTGGCCTGA
- a CDS encoding RNA polymerase sigma factor gives MLSVLPFPALFTWLRGLSAEVRAAGRGDPGGAPAINELYHSRRLSLVRLAVLMVDDLPTAEDVVQDVFTALYRRHGPDLSGVTDPNAYLVTGVTNAARSALRRRRTARAYVAPPPEAIPAAEDEALLGESDREMMRALRGLTVRQRQVLVLRYWSELSEGEIADTLRVSRGTVKSTAHRALSILRERLGER, from the coding sequence GTGCTCTCAGTTCTGCCCTTCCCCGCCCTGTTCACCTGGCTGCGGGGCCTGTCCGCCGAGGTGCGCGCGGCCGGCCGCGGCGACCCGGGCGGGGCCCCGGCGATCAACGAGCTGTACCACAGTCGGCGGCTCAGCCTGGTCCGGCTGGCGGTGCTGATGGTCGACGACCTGCCGACGGCGGAGGACGTCGTGCAGGACGTGTTCACGGCGCTCTACCGGCGGCACGGGCCGGATCTGAGCGGGGTGACGGACCCGAACGCGTACCTCGTGACCGGTGTGACGAACGCGGCGCGCTCGGCACTGCGCCGCCGCCGCACCGCCCGCGCCTATGTCGCTCCGCCGCCGGAGGCGATCCCGGCCGCGGAGGACGAGGCACTGCTCGGGGAGAGCGACCGCGAGATGATGCGGGCGCTGCGCGGCCTGACCGTCCGGCAGCGGCAGGTGCTGGTGCTGCGCTACTGGTCGGAACTCTCCGAGGGGGAGATCGCCGACACGCTGCGGGTCTCCCGCGGAACGGTCAAATCGACGGCGCACCGGGCGCTGTCGATCCTGCGCGAGCGACTGGGGGAGCGGTGA
- the pgl gene encoding 6-phosphogluconolactonase, whose translation MSETVVVVVPDADILASTVAARLAIKIIDAQAVHGSASVVLTGGRVAAKVLRAVRELPASAAIDWSRVDLWWGDERYLPSGDPDRNETQARDALLDKLPLDPARVHAMPASDGPDGTDAVAAAARYASELAAAAEPGATLPRFDVLMLGVGEDGHVASLFPNHPVLQQTGPTAATFDSPKPPPVRVTLTLPTIQSADEVWLIAAGPDKAAPIGTVLSGGNLPAANASGVQKTLWLLDQAAAANVPTRA comes from the coding sequence TTGAGTGAGACCGTGGTCGTGGTGGTTCCGGACGCCGACATCCTGGCGTCCACGGTGGCGGCACGTCTCGCCATCAAGATCATCGACGCGCAGGCGGTGCACGGCTCGGCGAGCGTGGTGCTGACCGGCGGCCGGGTCGCGGCCAAGGTGCTGCGCGCGGTCCGCGAACTGCCGGCCTCCGCCGCCATCGACTGGTCCCGGGTGGATCTGTGGTGGGGCGACGAACGCTACCTGCCGTCCGGCGACCCGGACCGCAACGAGACCCAGGCACGCGATGCCCTCCTGGACAAGCTGCCGCTGGACCCGGCCCGGGTACACGCCATGCCCGCCTCCGACGGCCCCGACGGCACCGACGCGGTCGCCGCCGCGGCCCGCTACGCCTCCGAACTGGCCGCCGCCGCCGAACCGGGCGCCACGCTCCCCCGGTTCGACGTGCTCATGCTCGGCGTCGGCGAGGACGGCCACGTGGCGTCGCTCTTCCCGAACCACCCGGTACTCCAGCAGACCGGCCCGACGGCCGCCACCTTCGACAGCCCGAAGCCGCCGCCGGTCCGGGTCACCCTCACCCTGCCCACCATCCAGAGCGCCGACGAGGTGTGGCTGATCGCGGCCGGCCCGGACAAGGCCGCCCCCATCGGCACCGTCCTCTCCGGCGGCAACCTGCCGGCGGCGAACGCGTCCGGCGTACAGAAGACGCTCTGGCTCCTGGACCAGGCGGCGGCCGCGAACGTGCCCACACGGGCCTGA
- a CDS encoding glucose-6-phosphate dehydrogenase assembly protein OpcA → MIGLWDTTGNEVVKALAAERRSAGGVASGLALTLVSVVEEKKVREAEAAATIAAAAHPCRLLIVVRSDLEGRSRLDAEIVVGGRLGPAEAVVMRMYGRLALHAESVVMPLLAPDVPVVTWWHEEPPNMIANDFLGVVADRRITDSAQSPDPVAALRQRAADYAPGDTDLTWTRITLWRTLVAGAFDSTEARVIGAKIVAPDRDPTAWLMLGWLKSRLGIEPVLEHTDRAPRMYSVELQCENGDCVRVTREEGTALFSRTGQEDRYMPLPRRPVGDELAEELRRLDADQIYADALGAMAGMSGLEHRNPNRVHVWKDPALAAIAGSTA, encoded by the coding sequence ATGATCGGCTTGTGGGACACCACCGGCAACGAGGTCGTCAAGGCCCTGGCCGCGGAGCGCCGCAGCGCCGGTGGCGTGGCCTCCGGCCTGGCACTGACCCTGGTCTCGGTGGTCGAGGAGAAGAAGGTCCGGGAGGCCGAGGCGGCGGCCACCATCGCCGCCGCCGCGCACCCCTGCCGGCTGCTCATCGTGGTCCGCTCGGACCTGGAGGGCCGCAGCCGGCTGGACGCGGAGATCGTCGTGGGCGGTCGCCTCGGCCCGGCCGAGGCGGTCGTCATGCGGATGTACGGGCGCCTCGCGCTGCACGCCGAGTCGGTCGTCATGCCGCTGCTCGCCCCGGACGTCCCGGTGGTCACCTGGTGGCACGAGGAGCCGCCGAACATGATCGCCAACGACTTCCTGGGCGTCGTCGCCGACCGGCGGATCACCGACAGCGCGCAGTCGCCGGACCCGGTGGCCGCGCTCCGGCAGCGGGCCGCCGACTACGCGCCCGGCGACACCGACCTCACCTGGACCCGGATCACGCTGTGGCGGACCCTGGTGGCCGGCGCCTTCGACAGCACCGAGGCCCGGGTCATCGGCGCGAAGATCGTGGCGCCGGACCGCGACCCCACCGCCTGGCTCATGCTCGGCTGGCTCAAGTCCCGCCTCGGCATCGAGCCGGTGCTGGAACACACCGACCGGGCGCCCCGGATGTACTCGGTGGAGTTGCAGTGCGAGAACGGCGACTGCGTCCGGGTCACCCGCGAGGAGGGCACGGCGCTGTTCAGCCGTACCGGCCAGGAGGACCGCTACATGCCGCTGCCGAGGCGGCCGGTCGGTGACGAACTGGCCGAGGAACTGCGCCGGCTCGACGCCGACCAGATCTACGCGGACGCGCTCGGCGCGATGGCCGGCATGTCCGGGCTGGAGCACCGCAACCCGAACCGGGTGCACGTCTGGAAGGATCCGGCGCTGGCCGCGATCGCCGGCTCCACCGCCTGA
- the zwf gene encoding glucose-6-phosphate dehydrogenase gives MGNPLRTAQDRRLPRIPEPCALVIFGVTGDLSRKKLIPAVYDLANRGLLPPGFVVVGYARADWGDGSFESLAHAAAKKGARTPWRDDVWQRLSERFHFIPGSFDDDEAFDHLASTLDELKERNGIAGNAAFYFSIPPAAFPLVLNQLNRTGMADPSKSGGWRRVVVEKPFGHDYQSAVQLNELVDDVFIPEDVFRIDHYLGKETVQNILALRFANSLFEPVWNSKYVDSVQITMAEDVGIGTRAAFYDASGAARDVLQNHLLQLLALVGMEEPTSFDPQEVRAEKLKVLRAISLPPDISTGSVRGQYLPGWVAGERAVGYLEEPNIPADSTTETYAAVRLGIQNRRWAGVPFFVRVGKRMPRRVTEIAIMFKKAPHLPFDPADVEMLGHNQLVIRVQPDEGVVLKFGSKVPGTSMEVRDIAMDFQYGEAFTESSPEAYERLVLDVLIGDRTLFPDAAEIEQSWRVIDPLEAAWAGTKPEPYRSGEWGPRASDEMLAREGRTWRRA, from the coding sequence GTGGGTAATCCGCTGCGCACCGCACAGGACCGAAGGCTCCCACGGATCCCGGAGCCCTGCGCTCTGGTGATCTTCGGGGTCACCGGTGACCTGTCCCGAAAAAAGCTCATCCCGGCCGTGTACGACCTGGCCAACCGTGGCCTGCTTCCCCCCGGCTTCGTGGTGGTGGGCTACGCCCGCGCCGACTGGGGTGACGGCAGCTTCGAGTCGCTCGCCCACGCGGCCGCCAAGAAGGGCGCCCGGACCCCGTGGCGCGACGACGTCTGGCAGCGCCTCTCCGAGCGATTCCACTTCATTCCCGGCTCGTTCGACGACGACGAGGCCTTCGACCATCTCGCGAGCACGCTGGACGAGCTGAAGGAGCGCAACGGCATCGCCGGCAACGCCGCCTTCTACTTCTCCATCCCCCCCGCCGCCTTCCCACTGGTGCTCAACCAGCTCAACCGCACCGGCATGGCCGACCCGTCGAAGTCCGGCGGCTGGCGCCGGGTGGTCGTGGAGAAGCCGTTCGGCCACGACTACCAGAGCGCCGTGCAGCTCAACGAGCTCGTCGACGACGTGTTCATCCCGGAGGACGTCTTCCGGATCGACCACTACCTCGGCAAGGAGACGGTCCAGAACATCCTGGCCCTGCGCTTCGCGAACAGCCTGTTCGAGCCGGTGTGGAACTCGAAGTACGTCGACAGCGTGCAGATCACCATGGCCGAGGACGTCGGCATCGGCACCCGGGCCGCCTTCTACGACGCCTCCGGCGCCGCCCGCGACGTGCTGCAGAACCATCTGCTGCAACTGCTCGCGCTGGTCGGCATGGAGGAGCCGACGAGCTTCGACCCCCAGGAGGTACGGGCGGAGAAGCTCAAGGTCCTCAGGGCGATCAGTCTGCCGCCCGACATCAGCACCGGCTCCGTCCGCGGGCAGTACCTTCCCGGCTGGGTCGCCGGCGAGCGCGCCGTGGGCTACCTGGAGGAGCCGAACATCCCGGCCGACTCCACCACCGAGACGTACGCGGCGGTCCGCCTCGGCATCCAGAACCGGCGCTGGGCGGGTGTCCCGTTCTTCGTCCGGGTCGGCAAGCGGATGCCCCGCCGGGTCACCGAGATCGCGATCATGTTCAAGAAGGCGCCGCACCTGCCCTTCGACCCGGCCGACGTGGAGATGCTGGGCCACAACCAGCTGGTCATCCGGGTGCAGCCGGACGAGGGCGTGGTCCTGAAGTTCGGGTCCAAGGTGCCGGGCACGTCGATGGAGGTCCGCGACATCGCGATGGACTTCCAGTACGGCGAGGCGTTCACCGAGTCCAGCCCCGAGGCGTACGAGCGTCTGGTCCTGGACGTGCTGATCGGCGACCGGACGCTCTTCCCGGACGCCGCCGAGATCGAGCAGTCCTGGCGGGTCATCGACCCTCTGGAGGCCGCCTGGGCGGGCACGAAACCGGAGCCGTACCGGTCCGGTGAGTGGGGCCCCCGGGCTTCCGACGAGATGCTGGCGCGCGAGGGCCGCACCTGGAGGCGGGCATGA
- the tal gene encoding transaldolase: MTDRLAELSAQGVAVWLDDLSRVRLTSGSLDKMRTEQHVVGVTTNPSIFQKALSDAHAYDEQLRDLALQKVTVEEAVRLMTAKDVRWASDVMRPAYDTSNGVDGRVSIEVDPRKAHETVSTVAEAKTLWWLVDRPNLFIKIPATLAGLPAITEVLAAGISVNVTLIFSVERYRAVMDAFLAGLEQAKANGHDLSKIGSVASFFVSRVDTEVDKRLDKIGSDSAKALKGKAAIANARLAYEAYTEVFGTDRWKALAAAGAHPQRPLWASTGTKNPEFLDTIYVEELIAFGTVNTMPEPVIFAYEDHGTTRGDTVTGNFADAHQVFTDLAAAGIDFADVFKVLEDEGVEKFEASWNELLEGVAASLKAAGS, encoded by the coding sequence ATGACCGACAGACTTGCCGAGCTGTCCGCGCAGGGCGTGGCGGTGTGGCTCGACGACCTCTCCCGGGTGCGTCTGACCAGCGGCTCGCTGGACAAGATGCGCACCGAGCAGCACGTGGTCGGCGTGACCACGAACCCGAGCATCTTCCAGAAGGCGCTCTCCGACGCGCACGCGTACGACGAGCAGCTGCGTGACCTGGCGCTCCAGAAGGTGACGGTCGAGGAGGCCGTCCGTCTGATGACCGCCAAGGACGTGCGCTGGGCGAGCGACGTCATGCGCCCGGCGTACGACACGTCGAACGGCGTCGACGGCCGGGTGTCCATCGAGGTGGACCCGCGCAAGGCGCACGAGACCGTGTCCACCGTCGCCGAGGCGAAGACGCTGTGGTGGCTGGTCGACCGGCCCAACCTGTTCATCAAGATCCCGGCGACGCTGGCCGGCCTGCCCGCCATCACCGAGGTGCTGGCCGCGGGCATCAGCGTCAACGTCACGCTGATCTTCTCGGTCGAGCGCTACCGCGCGGTCATGGACGCGTTCCTGGCCGGCCTGGAGCAGGCGAAGGCGAACGGCCACGACCTGTCCAAGATCGGGTCGGTCGCCTCGTTCTTCGTCTCCCGTGTGGACACCGAGGTGGACAAGCGCCTCGACAAGATCGGTTCGGACTCGGCGAAGGCGCTCAAGGGCAAGGCGGCCATCGCCAACGCCCGGCTGGCGTACGAGGCGTACACCGAGGTCTTCGGCACCGACCGCTGGAAGGCCCTGGCCGCCGCCGGCGCCCACCCGCAGCGCCCGCTCTGGGCGTCGACCGGCACGAAGAACCCGGAGTTCCTCGACACCATCTACGTCGAGGAGCTGATCGCGTTCGGCACGGTGAACACCATGCCGGAGCCGGTGATCTTCGCGTACGAGGACCACGGCACCACCCGCGGCGACACCGTGACCGGCAACTTCGCGGACGCCCACCAGGTCTTCACCGACCTGGCCGCGGCCGGCATCGACTTCGCCGACGTGTTCAAGGTCCTCGAGGACGAGGGCGTCGAGAAGTTCGAGGCGAGCTGGAACGAGCTGCTGGAGGGCGTCGCGGCGTCCCTCAAGGCGGCCGGTTCCTGA
- the tkt gene encoding transketolase: MRLARLDRVNSKTVPLFCPRSTTDVAATDPVLNWSDLDRKAVDTARVLAMDAVEAAGNGHPGTAMSLAPAAYMLFNRVMRHDPTDPEWAGRDRFVLSCGHSSLTLYVQLFLSGYSLALDDLKALRQWESLTPGHPEYGHTPGVEITTGPLGQGIGNAVGMAMSARRQRGLLDPDTAAGESPFDHFVYSIASDGDIEEGVSHESSAIASVQKLGNLVVIYDDNEISIEDDTRIAKNEDVGARYEAYGWHVQTVNWRGSDPYVEDVEELWSAIQAAKAVTDKPSFIVLKTIIGFPAPKKRNTGKIHGSALGAAEITATKELLGFADRPFAIDDEVVKHTQQAVDRGRAAHAEWQKAFDAWAAGNAEGKALFDRLATRTLPVGWHKALPEFPADEKGLATRAASGKILEALAPVLPELWGGSADLAESNNTTMKGEPSFIPAEYATKEFPGHEYGRTLHFGIREHGMGSILNGIAVHGGTRPYGGTFLVFSDYMRGSVRLSALMKLPVIFVWTHDSIGIGEDGPTHQPIETVTALRAIVGLDVVRPADANETAYAWRGALEHTDRPTALALTRQNVPTIDRSKYASAEGTLKGGYILAEAASGHPEVILIASGSEVAIALTARERLEAQGTPTRVVSMPCQEWFFKQDLAYQQQVLPHGVKARVSVEAGIRMSWDRLIGDAGEAVSIEHYGASAPASVLFEQFGFTADNVVAKAHASLAKAGKILGQKTGN; the protein is encoded by the coding sequence ATGCGTTTAGCCCGACTGGATAGGGTCAACTCGAAAACGGTTCCATTATTTTGCCCGAGGAGCACAACCGACGTGGCTGCCACAGATCCCGTTCTCAACTGGTCCGACCTCGACCGCAAGGCGGTGGACACCGCCCGGGTGCTGGCCATGGACGCTGTGGAGGCGGCCGGCAACGGCCACCCCGGCACGGCCATGAGCCTGGCCCCGGCCGCCTACATGCTGTTCAACCGTGTCATGCGACACGACCCGACGGACCCGGAGTGGGCGGGCCGCGACCGCTTCGTGCTCTCCTGCGGTCACTCCAGCCTCACCCTTTACGTCCAGCTCTTCCTCAGTGGTTACAGCCTGGCGCTCGACGACCTGAAGGCGCTGCGCCAGTGGGAGTCGCTCACCCCCGGTCACCCTGAGTACGGGCACACCCCCGGCGTCGAGATCACCACCGGCCCGCTCGGCCAGGGCATCGGCAACGCGGTCGGGATGGCCATGTCGGCCCGCCGCCAGCGCGGCCTGCTCGACCCGGACACCGCCGCCGGCGAGTCGCCGTTCGACCACTTCGTCTACTCGATCGCCTCCGACGGCGACATCGAGGAGGGCGTCAGCCACGAGTCGAGCGCCATCGCGTCGGTGCAGAAGCTCGGCAACCTCGTGGTCATCTACGACGACAACGAGATCTCCATCGAGGACGACACCCGGATCGCCAAGAACGAGGACGTCGGCGCCCGTTACGAGGCGTACGGCTGGCACGTCCAGACGGTGAACTGGCGCGGCTCGGACCCGTACGTCGAGGACGTCGAGGAGCTCTGGAGCGCGATCCAGGCCGCCAAGGCGGTGACCGACAAGCCGTCGTTCATCGTCCTGAAGACGATCATCGGCTTCCCCGCGCCGAAAAAGCGGAACACCGGCAAGATCCACGGCTCCGCCCTGGGCGCCGCCGAGATCACCGCCACCAAGGAGCTGCTGGGCTTCGCCGACCGGCCGTTCGCGATCGACGACGAGGTCGTCAAGCACACGCAGCAGGCCGTCGACCGTGGCCGGGCCGCCCACGCCGAGTGGCAGAAGGCGTTCGACGCCTGGGCCGCCGGCAACGCCGAGGGCAAGGCGCTCTTCGACCGGCTCGCCACCCGGACCCTGCCGGTGGGCTGGCACAAGGCGCTGCCCGAGTTCCCCGCGGACGAGAAGGGCCTGGCCACCCGTGCCGCGTCCGGCAAGATCCTGGAGGCGCTCGCCCCGGTGCTGCCCGAGCTGTGGGGTGGCTCCGCCGACCTGGCGGAGAGCAACAACACCACCATGAAGGGCGAGCCGTCGTTCATCCCGGCGGAGTACGCGACCAAGGAGTTCCCGGGTCACGAGTACGGCCGCACGCTGCACTTCGGCATCCGTGAGCACGGCATGGGCTCGATCCTCAACGGCATCGCGGTCCACGGCGGCACCCGCCCGTACGGTGGCACCTTCCTGGTCTTCAGCGACTACATGCGCGGCTCGGTCCGCCTGTCCGCGCTGATGAAGCTGCCGGTCATCTTCGTGTGGACGCACGACTCGATCGGTATCGGCGAGGACGGCCCGACCCACCAGCCGATCGAGACGGTGACCGCGCTGCGCGCCATCGTCGGCCTCGACGTGGTCCGCCCGGCCGACGCCAACGAGACCGCGTACGCGTGGCGGGGCGCCCTGGAGCACACCGACCGGCCGACCGCGCTCGCGCTGACCCGGCAGAACGTGCCCACCATCGACCGTTCGAAGTACGCGTCGGCCGAGGGCACCCTCAAGGGCGGCTACATCCTGGCCGAGGCGGCCTCCGGCCACCCCGAGGTGATCCTGATCGCCAGCGGCTCCGAGGTCGCGATCGCGCTGACCGCCCGGGAGCGCCTGGAGGCCCAGGGCACCCCGACCCGGGTCGTCTCGATGCCCTGCCAGGAGTGGTTCTTCAAGCAGGACCTCGCCTACCAGCAGCAGGTGCTGCCGCACGGTGTGAAGGCCCGGGTCTCGGTCGAGGCCGGCATCCGGATGAGCTGGGACCGCCTGATCGGCGACGCCGGCGAGGCCGTCAGCATCGAGCACTACGGGGCGAGCGCGCCGGCTTCGGTGCTCTTCGAGCAGTTCGGGTTCACCGCTGACAACGTCGTCGCGAAGGCCCACGCCTCCCTCGCCAAGGCCGGCAAGATCCTCGGCCAGAAGACCGGCAACTGA
- a CDS encoding heme o synthase, whose amino-acid sequence MITERPVRGRTPGAEERPERSPRPGARRSWMAVFRAYLALTKPQIVELLLVTTVPTMMLAAGGWPDPVTFAAVLVGGGLAGGAASALNCYIDRDIDELMRRTKRRPLPNHQMTPRAVLIFGLTLAVISVALMGLLTNWLATALTAFSIFYYDVVYTLWLKRRTPANTFWGGVCGAAPVVIGWAAVEGTIPPMAWALFAVVFFWQMPHFYALAVKYKDDYARAGIPMLPVVRSMERVNFEILVYTVLTVAASLAAWPLGLGPIYGVTAIVMGLVFLAEAVRLVRQTRAGVAMKPMRLFHLSITYLTVVFMAVAVDALI is encoded by the coding sequence ATGATCACCGAGCGTCCTGTCCGCGGACGGACGCCCGGCGCGGAGGAGCGCCCGGAGCGCTCGCCCCGCCCCGGGGCCCGGCGGAGCTGGATGGCGGTGTTCCGGGCGTACCTCGCCCTGACCAAGCCGCAGATCGTCGAGCTGCTCCTGGTCACCACCGTGCCGACCATGATGCTGGCCGCCGGCGGGTGGCCCGACCCGGTCACCTTCGCCGCCGTGCTGGTCGGCGGCGGTCTGGCGGGCGGCGCCGCGAGCGCGCTGAACTGCTACATCGACCGCGACATCGACGAGCTGATGCGGCGCACCAAGCGGCGCCCGCTGCCGAACCACCAGATGACGCCGCGGGCCGTGCTGATCTTCGGCCTGACCCTCGCTGTGATCTCGGTCGCGCTGATGGGGCTTCTCACCAATTGGTTGGCCACCGCGCTGACCGCCTTCTCGATCTTCTACTACGACGTCGTCTACACGCTCTGGCTGAAGCGGCGCACCCCGGCGAACACGTTCTGGGGTGGAGTGTGCGGCGCGGCCCCCGTGGTGATCGGCTGGGCGGCCGTCGAGGGCACCATCCCGCCGATGGCATGGGCGCTTTTTGCGGTTGTCTTCTTTTGGCAGATGCCGCATTTCTATGCGCTCGCTGTGAAGTACAAGGACGACTATGCGCGGGCCGGCATCCCGATGCTCCCGGTGGTCCGCTCGATGGAGCGGGTGAACTTCGAGATCCTCGTCTACACCGTTCTCACCGTGGCCGCCTCGCTCGCCGCCTGGCCGCTCGGGCTGGGACCGATCTACGGGGTCACCGCGATCGTGATGGGTCTGGTCTTCCTGGCCGAGGCGGTCCGGTTGGTCCGGCAGACCCGGGCCGGCGTCGCGATGAAGCCGATGCGCCTGTTCCATCTGTCCATCACGTACCTCACGGTCGTCTTCATGGCCGTCGCGGTTGACGCTCTGATCTGA